In Legionella israelensis, the genomic window AACCATCATGCTTCTCACGATAAGCAAGGATTGCCTCGGCACGTTTTTTACCGATGCCCTTGTAGGAATGTATTAAGCTCTGCAAATCTGCCTTATTCAGGTTGATTTTTTCTGCTGTCGATTGCAGCTTTCCTGCAGATGGCGATTTTAAAGACGAACTTGCCGCATGAGAGGATAGTGAAAAAGAACAAATCAAAGAAAAACTGATCGATAGTAAAACAGCAATAATTTTTGCTTTCATATATTCTCCTTATTTTTGATTGGACTTGTCTGCTGGAGTTTCTTTTCCAAGTTTAAAAACCAGCCTACATTCTGTCAGATATGTCTCAAACACCACAAACCATGACAGTACATAGCGGCAGAATTATGACAGTGTTTCCGAGTGAAGTCGAGAAATTTTTCTTTATTTATGAATAGATTGCTGATAAAGCACGTAGGAAATACATGCCGTTAATTTTTTAACCATATCTAAATGCAAAAACTCATTTGGGCCATGTGCATTGGATTGAGGCCCCAAAACACCCGTGATCACAAATTGAGCATTGGGGAATTTTTCTCCCAACATCCCCATGAAAGGAATGGTTCCCCCTTCTCCCATGTAAGCTGCTGCTTTATGATAATACATTTTTGAAGCTTCATTTACAGCCTCGACCAGCCAGTCAGCAAATAAAGGTGCATGCCATCCCATAGCCCCCTCATCCAGAGTAAAATCCACCTTTGCCTGATAAGGCGGATCAGTAAGTAAGGCGTTTTGCATCGCTATGGCTGCTCGTTGTGGTGAAACCAAAGGAGGAAGCCTCATTGATAATTTCAACGAGGTTATGGGCCGTAAAACGTTTCCCGCATCGACAATCGCTGGCAACCCGTCTGCTCCAGTGACGGTAAGCGCCGGTTTCCAGGTACGATTTAATATTAATTGTTCTTTATCCAAACTAATGGGCTGCACCCCTTTTTGCCAGGGAAAACAATGATAAACGTCATCCGCCAATATCTCTGCCGCCTGCCTGGCCTGCTGACGTCTTTCTTCCGGTATCTCACAATAAAGTTCTGGAAGCTTAATTTCGCCAGTAACTTCATCTTCTATACGACTGATAAGTTGTCGGGCAATTCTAAAGCTGTCAGCTACAATACCACTGGCATTTCCTGAGTGAACACCTTCATATATAGTGGATACGCTAAGCTCTCCTACCAGATTTCCACGTAAGGAGGTTGTCATCCAGAGTTGTTCATAATTTCCTGCGCCAGAATCAAGACAGATGACTAACGTGGGTTCACCTATACGCGTCTTTAACTCATCAATATAAAAAGGTAAATCATAACTGCCGCTTTCTTCACAGGCTTCAATGATTAACACACAACGAGCATGGGGCAAACCTTGCTGCTGGAGTGCTTTGATCGCCGTCAGCGAAGCATAAGCGGCGTAACCATCATCAGCTCCTCCACGACCGTATAATTTGCCGTCCCTTAATACGGGTTTCCACGGACCAAAGTCATCATACCATCCCGTCATCTCTGGTTGTTTGTCTAAATGACCGTACAATAATACTGTCTCTTCTTTCCGTCCTTCAATCTCTATAAAAATCAAAGGCGTTCGTCCGGGAAGACGTATGATCTCAATATTCATTCCTTCTGGGGCATGTTGCTGGCACCAGGCTGTGATATGCTGGACAGCCTGCTCCATATAACCGTGTTCTTGCCATTGAGTATCAAAATGAGGTGATTTATTAGGTATTTTTATATATTCAAACAAACTGGGTAGTATGACTTCCATCCATTGTCGATCCACAAAATCATACAGTTTTTCACTATTGAACATGTGCTTGCTCCTTAATAATCCCTGCAATGGTCGTAGTTGCTGACTCTATCTTTAATTCTTTTATCTTATCAATAATCCTTTCTTTATCAGCCATCAATTCACTCAGCATGAACATTAAATATTCAGGAGTCAACGACTCCTCCTTGATGACATAGCTGATCTGTTGCTGTTGAAAATATTCCGCATTTTGAATCTGATCACCACGACTTGCCTTTTTGGTCAACGGGATGAGAATGTGGGGCTTATTCAATGCAAGGAGCTCGTATAATGCATTAGCGCCAGCCCTGGAGATGACTACATCACTGGCAGCCAACAAATCGGGCAATTCCTGGTGAACATATTCGAATTGACAATAACCCGCAAATTGCCTCAGAGAAGCATCCAGTTTATCTTTTCCGCATAAATGGATAATCTGAAATTCTTGAGTAAGCTCAGGCAGGGCCTTTCTAATGCACAGGTTGATGGATTGCGCTCCCATACTGCCTCCCATTACCAAGAGACAAGGTTTTTTTTCATGAAATTGGCACAGCCTTAAGCCCGCTTCCCGATTACCTTTAAAAAGCTGCTGGCGAATTGGTGTTCCAGTAACGACTGTTTTTTTCTCGTTTTTAAAATATTCGGCGGCTGCAGGAAAGGTGAGACAGATTTTTTTGACAAAGGGAAAACATAATTTGTTTGCCAGTCCAGGACTCATATCGGACTCATGGGCAACCACGGGAATACGGCTTAACCAAGCCGCAATAACAACTGGTACAGCGACAAACCCCCCTTTTGAAAAAACAACATCCGGTTTTAGTCGATGCAACAAAAACCAAGCCTGAATCATTCCCCAAAAAATTTTAAAAGGATCAATGACATTCTGCCAGCTCATGTATCGTCTTAATTTACCGCTCCTTACTGAATGAAATGGAATATCGACCATGGCTTGCTCAACACTATTCGCCGAGCCAATATAATGAACCTGCCAATTTTCAGCTTTAAATACTTCTATTAAAGACAAATTAGGTGTGACATGGCCGGCCGTTCCCCCTCCGGTAAAAACAATGGATCGCTTCATAATCTGGCCTTTGAACGATAATGATTAAATTTTCTGAAGCCGTAAAGATTTGCACTAAACCGACTTATAAAAAATCTGGCTTTCCCAAAGATTCCAAGGTTGTGGCGAACATATACCTTTTTAAAGAGAATCCCTGAAGTTTAAACTTAAATCAATGGCATTTACCGATTTAGTTATTGTTCCCACAGAAATAAAGTCAACTCCAGTTTGGGCCATTAAACGGATATTTGTTATATCTATACCACCAGAAGCCTCTAAGGCGCAGTGTTTTGGCTGATTCATTTTAACGGCTTCTTTTAACATGTCTTCGTCGAAATTATCCAGCAAAATTCTATCAGGTTTTGCCTGTAAAGCTTCTTGCAATTCATTTAGATTTTCAACTTCAATTTCAAGCAAAACCTCTTTGCGAGTTAGCCTGGCAAAACGAATGGCTTCAGCTATGGAACCACAAGCCTTAATATGATTTTCTTTGATGAGAAAAGCATCGTATAAACCAAATCGATGGTTTTTACCACCTCCGCAAACCACCGCATATTTTTGGGCATAGCGCAAACCAGGAAGCGTTTTACGTGTATCCAGCAATTGAGCTGTAGTTCCTTCTAATTGTTGAACAAAGTCATAAGTTCGACTGGCCGTTGCAGAGAGTGTCTGTAAAAAATTTAATGCGGTGCGTTCAGCCGTCAATATAGCTCTTGCATTACCTTGCAAACGACAAAGCGTTTCTGCCTGATTAAGCTTTTGTCCTTCCTGCACAAGCCACTCCAGACGAATTGAAGTATCCAGGCTTTTAAACGTGGCCTCCACCCATGGGCGGCCAGCAACAACCATGGCTTCTCGTGATATAATTTCAGCATGGGTCATTTGCTGTTCAGGTATTAGTGCGGCGGTGATATCACCGTTTCCGATGTCTTCCTCCAAAGCACGTTTAACATCAAGAGCAACCTGTCGATCATCGAGTTTCATCGATGTTGTCTCCGGTGATTATAAGTATATCGAGCCTTAAGTAAAGGAGGGGCAAGGATAGTTGTTGTAATAACCATAAGAATAATGGCTGAGAACAATTGATCCGACATGACACCAAGAGTTCTTCCGATGGACGCAAAGACCAGACCAACTTCACCACGGGGCATCATGCCTATACCGATTAACCATCGATCACTTTTTCGGCTTGCTCCTAAGCCACTGACTAACTTTCCTACAATGGCTGCGATAATTAACCCACTGGCTAACAGAATCACGTCCCAATCCATAAAAGATTCAATTTTTACCTGAATACCGATCAAAACAAAAAATAATGGGGCAAGTATAGATTCCAGCGGGCCTACCAAATGCTTAATGCTCCACATTTCTTTTGAATATTTTTGCGAAGGAAAATAACCATCGTGCAGAATAACCCCTGCTGCAAAGGCACCGATAATTGTTGCCAATTGCACGAGTGTCGCCAACCAGGCCAGGGACATTAAAAAAATAAAGGAAATAAACAGCTTGGCTTCCCAAAGTTCAAGAAAACTGAAAAATTTAACCGCTTTCCTGAGCACCCAGGGACCAATCATTAATGCCAGAGTGAAAAAGACCAATGCCAACACAATAATACGGCTGACCATAAATACATTTACCACGCCACTTATCACGATGGAACTCACAATGGCAAGAATAACCAGACCAAGAATATCATCAATCATGGCAGCACCCAGTATGGTTTTTGCTTCTCTGGTTTGAAGCTTTTTCATTTCCTTTAAAACACGAGCTGTTATACCGATACTGGTAGCACATAAAGTAGCCGCAATGAACAAATCAGATTTAAAAGAGCTTTCCGGCATCAAAATGCGGGCAATTGTATAACCTAAAATAATGGGGGCAATAACACCGATGACGGCAACAATAAAAGATTCCTTGCCGGTATGTTTCAATTCCTCCACGGAAGTTTCAAGTCCGACCATAAATAGTAGAAAAATCACACCATAACGAGAAAACACATCAGCAACGTAGGCTACCTTTAGAATTTCTGTACCATTCTCTCCACCCAGAGCTAAAGTGACCTGCTGAGCATAATGAACATCAGGAATGGTTGAATTAACTGCAACATCGAGTGGAACTCCACGCAACATATCACCGACAATATTAAAAATGGCAGAGCCTTCCCGCAAGATAATTATTAAATCTATATTGGCATAATATCCCAGATTACCAATGAGAACCCCCATTAGTAATTCACCTAAAACAGCGGGTTGATTAAATTGTCTGGCAATAAGTCTTCCAATGACCGCGAAAAAAAAGATTAATGTGATGCTGATGATAACAGACGCAATGGGATCATTATGATTTGCTTCATTAGCTGCGTGAGCGATTTGCGGCAAAAAAGCACAAATTATAAAAAACCACCCTGAAGTCAAGGTGTGAGGCATTTTCGGCTTATTTGTACCTCTCATGTCATTTTGTAGAGGAACAAGCTTCGCCGATATAAAAGAGGGAAACAAATGGCTCAAACGAGAGCCAAATTCAAAATAATGAAACATTTGCTCACTTATAGTTTTTTTGCCAGAAACATACAGGTTTCAAGCACAGAATCTGGATTCAAAGACACACTGTCAATACCTTCCGCCATTAACCATTCAGCAAAATCCTGATGATCAGAAGGGCCCTGGCCACAAATACCAATATATTTCCCGGCTTTTTGACAGGCCGATATAGCCATATGAAGCAGTGATTTTACAGCGTCATTACGCTCGTCAAACTGCGCAGCCACAAGTCCTGAATCTCTATCCAATCCTAAAGTCAGCTGGGTCAAATCGTTTGATCCAATGGAAAAGCCATCAAAACAATCCAGAAAAGCGTCTGCCAGCAAAGCATTTGATGGCAGCTCACACATCATAATGATACGTAAATCTTCCTTTCCGCGCTCCAGCCCCTGTTGTTTTAATACTTCAATAACCTGCTCTGCTTCTGTCACGGTACGCACAAAAGGTATCATCACTTCAACGTTTCTTAATCCCATGTCTTCTCTTACACGTCTAACAGCCTGACATTCAAGAGCAAAGCAGTCAGTAAACTCGGGAGAAACATAGCGCGAAGCACCTCGATATCCCAGCATCGGATTTTCCTCATGTGGCTCATAATATTTACCACCGGCCAGATTGGCATACTCATTCGATTTAAAATCAGATAACCGGACAATAACGGGTTTGGGATCAAAAGCAGCGGCAATAGTGGCAATGCCCTCTTTTAAACGCTCAATGTAATATTCCACAGGAGAAGCATAAGCAGCGGTTTTATCAGCAATAAAGGCTTTCAGCTCCTTGTCTTTTAAGTGATCAAATTCCAGCAGTGCCTTAGGATGGATGCCGATGGTATTGGAAATTAAAAACTCCAGTCGAGCAAGTCCCACACCCGCATTGGGAATGGCTTGAAAGGCAAAAGCCCGTTCGGGATTACCCACATTCAACATAACCTTAATGGGTAACTCAGGCATATTTTCCACATCAAGACTGGTTCGTTCAAAAGCAAGACGACCTTCATAAACAAAACCAATATCTCCCTCTGCACAACTTACCGTTACATCATCGCCATCACGAATAGTCTTTGTTGCATCACCACAGCCTACTACCGCCGGTATGCCCAGCTCACGGGCAATAATGGCCGCATGACAGGTCCGTCCTCCACGGTTGGTTACAATGGCTGCTGCACGTTTCATCACAGGCTCCCAGTCGGGATCAGTCATGTCAGAAACCAAAACATCTCCTGGCTCAACACGATGCATTTCATCAATGTCCTTGATAATCCGCGCGCGTCCTTGACCAATACGCTGGCCAATACTTCGCCCTTCCGTCAGAACATCGGCTTTTTCCTGGAGTGTATAGCGTTCAATAAACTGCTTGCTGTCCCGGCTTTTAACGGTTTCCGGCCGCGCCTGCAAAATATATAATTTGCCATCCTTTCCATCTTTAGCCCACTCAATATCCATAGGGCGACCATAATGCTCTTCAATGATGATAGCCTGTCTGGCCAACTCTTCTATTTCTGAAGTGTTGAGAGAAAACAATCGTTGTGCACTCTCATTGACCTCTACCGTTTTAACTGTTCGCTCAAGTGACAAGTCCTCACAATACACCATTTTTAAAGCTTTACTGCCAAGATTGCGGCGAATCACCGAGGACTTACCCGTTTTTAATGCTTTTTTATAGACATAAAATTCATCTGGATTAACAGCACCCTGTACCACCATTTCACCCAACCCATAGGATGAATTAATGAAAACCACTCCATCGAAACCGGATTCTGTATCCATTGTAAACATCACACCACTTACAGCCAGATCACTGCGAACCATTTGTTGTATACCGGCAGATAAGGCAACATCATGATGGGCAAAACCATGATGTGCCCGGTAGGTAATGGCGCGATCATTAAACAAAGAAGCAAACACTTGTTTAATGGCCAACAATATCGCGTCTATTCCCCTCACATTCAAAAGGGTTTCCTGCTGTCCGGCAAAAGAGGCATCAGGCAGATCTTCCGCTGTTGCAGAAGAACGAACAGCTACGCTGAAATCATCATGCCCAATGGTTTTGATAAGTTGGTCATATGCCTTTCGAATATTACTCTCAAATTCTTTTGAAAAGGGAGTATTAAGTATCATTGCCCGAATTTGACGCCCCGTATCCGCCAGAGAACGGACATCTTCAATATTAAGTG contains:
- a CDS encoding cation:proton antiporter is translated as MPHTLTSGWFFIICAFLPQIAHAANEANHNDPIASVIISITLIFFFAVIGRLIARQFNQPAVLGELLMGVLIGNLGYYANIDLIIILREGSAIFNIVGDMLRGVPLDVAVNSTIPDVHYAQQVTLALGGENGTEILKVAYVADVFSRYGVIFLLFMVGLETSVEELKHTGKESFIVAVIGVIAPIILGYTIARILMPESSFKSDLFIAATLCATSIGITARVLKEMKKLQTREAKTILGAAMIDDILGLVILAIVSSIVISGVVNVFMVSRIIVLALVFFTLALMIGPWVLRKAVKFFSFLELWEAKLFISFIFLMSLAWLATLVQLATIIGAFAAGVILHDGYFPSQKYSKEMWSIKHLVGPLESILAPLFFVLIGIQVKIESFMDWDVILLASGLIIAAIVGKLVSGLGASRKSDRWLIGIGMMPRGEVGLVFASIGRTLGVMSDQLFSAIILMVITTTILAPPLLKARYTYNHRRQHR
- a CDS encoding ComEA family DNA-binding protein; the encoded protein is MKAKIIAVLLSISFSLICSFSLSSHAASSSLKSPSAGKLQSTAEKINLNKADLQSLIHSYKGIGKKRAEAILAYREKHDGFKSIEELAKVKGFSKKFVQTHLKQREFDITGQTTAMNVFSIFKEGFFGLSA
- a CDS encoding undecaprenyldiphospho-muramoylpentapeptide beta-N-acetylglucosaminyltransferase, giving the protein MKRSIVFTGGGTAGHVTPNLSLIEVFKAENWQVHYIGSANSVEQAMVDIPFHSVRSGKLRRYMSWQNVIDPFKIFWGMIQAWFLLHRLKPDVVFSKGGFVAVPVVIAAWLSRIPVVAHESDMSPGLANKLCFPFVKKICLTFPAAAEYFKNEKKTVVTGTPIRQQLFKGNREAGLRLCQFHEKKPCLLVMGGSMGAQSINLCIRKALPELTQEFQIIHLCGKDKLDASLRQFAGYCQFEYVHQELPDLLAASDVVISRAGANALYELLALNKPHILIPLTKKASRGDQIQNAEYFQQQQISYVIKEESLTPEYLMFMLSELMADKERIIDKIKELKIESATTTIAGIIKEQAHVQ
- the nadC gene encoding carboxylating nicotinate-nucleotide diphosphorylase, translated to MKLDDRQVALDVKRALEEDIGNGDITAALIPEQQMTHAEIISREAMVVAGRPWVEATFKSLDTSIRLEWLVQEGQKLNQAETLCRLQGNARAILTAERTALNFLQTLSATASRTYDFVQQLEGTTAQLLDTRKTLPGLRYAQKYAVVCGGGKNHRFGLYDAFLIKENHIKACGSIAEAIRFARLTRKEVLLEIEVENLNELQEALQAKPDRILLDNFDEDMLKEAVKMNQPKHCALEASGGIDITNIRLMAQTGVDFISVGTITKSVNAIDLSLNFRDSL
- a CDS encoding M20 family metallopeptidase yields the protein MFNSEKLYDFVDRQWMEVILPSLFEYIKIPNKSPHFDTQWQEHGYMEQAVQHITAWCQQHAPEGMNIEIIRLPGRTPLIFIEIEGRKEETVLLYGHLDKQPEMTGWYDDFGPWKPVLRDGKLYGRGGADDGYAAYASLTAIKALQQQGLPHARCVLIIEACEESGSYDLPFYIDELKTRIGEPTLVICLDSGAGNYEQLWMTTSLRGNLVGELSVSTIYEGVHSGNASGIVADSFRIARQLISRIEDEVTGEIKLPELYCEIPEERRQQARQAAEILADDVYHCFPWQKGVQPISLDKEQLILNRTWKPALTVTGADGLPAIVDAGNVLRPITSLKLSMRLPPLVSPQRAAIAMQNALLTDPPYQAKVDFTLDEGAMGWHAPLFADWLVEAVNEASKMYYHKAAAYMGEGGTIPFMGMLGEKFPNAQFVITGVLGPQSNAHGPNEFLHLDMVKKLTACISYVLYQQSIHK
- the ppsA gene encoding phosphoenolpyruvate synthase, whose translation is MGDIEQVGGKNASLGEMIHHLTEAGVCVPSGFATTADAYRSFLSSNGLDEKIYQLLTTLNIEDVRSLADTGRQIRAMILNTPFSKEFESNIRKAYDQLIKTIGHDDFSVAVRSSATAEDLPDASFAGQQETLLNVRGIDAILLAIKQVFASLFNDRAITYRAHHGFAHHDVALSAGIQQMVRSDLAVSGVMFTMDTESGFDGVVFINSSYGLGEMVVQGAVNPDEFYVYKKALKTGKSSVIRRNLGSKALKMVYCEDLSLERTVKTVEVNESAQRLFSLNTSEIEELARQAIIIEEHYGRPMDIEWAKDGKDGKLYILQARPETVKSRDSKQFIERYTLQEKADVLTEGRSIGQRIGQGRARIIKDIDEMHRVEPGDVLVSDMTDPDWEPVMKRAAAIVTNRGGRTCHAAIIARELGIPAVVGCGDATKTIRDGDDVTVSCAEGDIGFVYEGRLAFERTSLDVENMPELPIKVMLNVGNPERAFAFQAIPNAGVGLARLEFLISNTIGIHPKALLEFDHLKDKELKAFIADKTAAYASPVEYYIERLKEGIATIAAAFDPKPVIVRLSDFKSNEYANLAGGKYYEPHEENPMLGYRGASRYVSPEFTDCFALECQAVRRVREDMGLRNVEVMIPFVRTVTEAEQVIEVLKQQGLERGKEDLRIIMMCELPSNALLADAFLDCFDGFSIGSNDLTQLTLGLDRDSGLVAAQFDERNDAVKSLLHMAISACQKAGKYIGICGQGPSDHQDFAEWLMAEGIDSVSLNPDSVLETCMFLAKKL